GGCTCACCCAGTATGAACATATTCCCCCCTTCATCGATGTAGCTGTGCAGTTTGTTCACCACTTCCTCACTTAATTCCCGTTTGGGATCGGCCAGCACCAATATATTCATATCCGCTGGTACGTTCTCTGTAGCCAGGTTCAGGGTATCGATATCAAAACCCAAAGGACGCAAGCTGTTCAGCCAGCTATATTCGCGCTCGCCTGTTTTGACAATACTACGTTCCAGCTCACCGGTAATAAATCCTATATGCGGCATTTTTTCACCGGCCAGCCGTTTAAAAGCTGCGTTAAATGCAGGTTCGCTGGTTAACTGCACATTGGTAAATACGGAGCTTCCGGTAGAGCTGGGAAAGAAGTTGATAAAAACAGTGCTGTCTTTCCAGGAAATTTTGGAGCCTCTTACATAACCGAAAATTCCGGGGTCGATTATTTTCCGGACCTCTTCCGGTCCGATAAACAACGATGAGTCAATTTTCATGGCCCTTGAAACAAGCCCTGCAATTTGTTTCAGGGATTTTCCCGGAAAGGCCTTGTACTGCGAACTATCACCCGGAGGCACTGCATAATAATAAACGTGTTTGAATTGAATATCTGATTTAAACCTGCGGTACGGCTCCCACATGCCTAAATAAGTGTTGATGTTTGCAGGCAGACCAATAAAAGCAAAACGATCATTTGGTTCGGGTGTCAGCAGGTTTGTATAGAGCGTTACTTCCATGGGCGCCCCATCAAATAATTTCAGATTCTGTTGTGTTTTGGGATGCAGGGTATTGGTTTTTCCTGCAGATACATCCAGGTACCCTATGGCGTTTTGCCGTGATGAAATGTAACCGGCAGTAAGACTCAGCACAAAAACAGTAAGAAATCTCCCTGTTTTAAAATACCAGGGGGATTGCTTCACTTTGTCTTTCAATACAAACAAGGCAAAGGAAACAAACATCAAAATAATTACTAGAAAATAGATAATGTCTTTGGTAGTGATAAGGCCCTTCAGCATTCTGCCTGTTCGACTTTTCAAACTAAGAAACGAAGTAAGGTCCCTTACAAAATCATACTGCTGCCATAGGGTGTCGATACTACCCAGAATAATAAGGAAGGAGAAACTGATCACTGCCGCCACTATCGGATACCGGGTCAGACTGGAGGCGAAAAAACCAATGGCGGCATAAGCAGAAAGCAGCAGGAACACACCTAAACTTGCCGATAGCAACAACGGGTATTCAATAGACTTGATATCGAAGGCGGCCGTAATCATAAATGCCCCCAGCACCAGGATAAATAACAGGTTGAAAACAGTTACTCCCAGGAATTTGCCTGCCACCAGTTCTCGCATGCGCAATGGAGACGAGTACAACAATCTATGCGTACCTGCATTGAATTCCCGGCTGATAGTGTTCATCGTAAGCAATGGGATGAAGAGATAGAGGTATTGCAGCACATTTGCCAACATACCTCCGCCAGGATTTGTTATGAGCCCTTCTGTTAAAGCCCCCGGATTGAAGAAGGGAAGATATGGATACTCCAGCGCCGCATGGTACATCCGCGGACCAATGCGGGCCAAACGCATCGTATAGAATAACGCACACATCCACCAGAATACAATCAGTGTAAACCAGGCTACCGGTGTATAGAAGAGATTCCTTAATTCATTCTTTGCTATTGTAAGTATCCGTTTCATTCTTTGATCGGTTATTGGTTTCGATGCAACTCATTATTGAGAACAGAGCAAAAACCTGCCTTGTCAACTTTTGCAATAAAGCCGTTGACAGGTATTTATGAAAATGAATTGTTTGATGGGGGAATATTATCCTCCGGTATTCGACAATTGTTTGAATACTTCGTCGAGCACTCCTTTTTCTAGATTGATCTCTTTGAGGCCCCATCCACCGGCCACACTGGCAGCCACCAGCCTGGCGGTAATTTCATCTTCATTGCCTTCAAAAAAGACCCTGGCCTGCTTGTCTGAAAGGAAATTCACTTCCGTTACGCCGTTGACCTTGAGAATGTCCGCAGTTGCCGGAGGGTTGACCATTCGTATGATTACAGCATTTGATTGGGCATAGCTGTTGAATGCGTCCATAGAATCGGAAAAAACAATTCTGCCACCTTCAATCATGATCACTTCCCTGCAAAGCAGGTTTACTTCTGATAATACATGTGATGAAAAAAGAACGGTATGTTCTTCTGCGATTTCCCTGATGAGTTTTCTGGCCTCGATCATTTGGTTGGGGTCGAGTCCATTGGTGGGCTCATCCATCACTACCAGTTTGGGTTTATGAAGAATGGCCTGTGCAATGCCAACCCTTTGCCGGTATCCTCCTGAAAGGTTATTGATCAACCGGGAACTGAAATGAGCAATGCCACAACGCTCTTTCACTTCTGCAACCGCAGCTTTTATTTTTGTTTTATCCATTAATCTCAGCTCTGCGCAATACACCAGGTATTCATCGATGGTGAGATCGGTGTACAGCGGAGGGGTCTGCGGCAAAAAACCAATCTGCTTCTTTGCTTCCATCGGATGTTTTCTGACATCGATATCATTGATGAAAACATTTCCCTCAGTCTGGTTCAATGTTCCGCAAATGATGTTCATAGTAGTACTCTTGCCAGCG
This portion of the Pseudobacter ginsenosidimutans genome encodes:
- a CDS encoding ABC transporter ATP-binding protein is translated as MILKTENLSHKYSSNWAIRDINIEIAEAGIIGLLGSNGAGKSTTMNIICGTLNQTEGNVFINDIDVRKHPMEAKKQIGFLPQTPPLYTDLTIDEYLVYCAELRLMDKTKIKAAVAEVKERCGIAHFSSRLINNLSGGYRQRVGIAQAILHKPKLVVMDEPTNGLDPNQMIEARKLIREIAEEHTVLFSSHVLSEVNLLCREVIMIEGGRIVFSDSMDAFNSYAQSNAVIIRMVNPPATADILKVNGVTEVNFLSDKQARVFFEGNEDEITARLVAASVAGGWGLKEINLEKGVLDEVFKQLSNTGG
- a CDS encoding Gldg family protein, producing MKRILTIAKNELRNLFYTPVAWFTLIVFWWMCALFYTMRLARIGPRMYHAALEYPYLPFFNPGALTEGLITNPGGGMLANVLQYLYLFIPLLTMNTISREFNAGTHRLLYSSPLRMRELVAGKFLGVTVFNLLFILVLGAFMITAAFDIKSIEYPLLLSASLGVFLLLSAYAAIGFFASSLTRYPIVAAVISFSFLIILGSIDTLWQQYDFVRDLTSFLSLKSRTGRMLKGLITTKDIIYFLVIILMFVSFALFVLKDKVKQSPWYFKTGRFLTVFVLSLTAGYISSRQNAIGYLDVSAGKTNTLHPKTQQNLKLFDGAPMEVTLYTNLLTPEPNDRFAFIGLPANINTYLGMWEPYRRFKSDIQFKHVYYYAVPPGDSSQYKAFPGKSLKQIAGLVSRAMKIDSSLFIGPEEVRKIIDPGIFGYVRGSKISWKDSTVFINFFPSSTGSSVFTNVQLTSEPAFNAAFKRLAGEKMPHIGFITGELERSIVKTGEREYSWLNSLRPLGFDIDTLNLATENVPADMNILVLADPKRELSEEVVNKLHSYIDEGGNMFILGEPGKQYVLNPLLQKLGVNLMPGQLVRPSFHQTPDAVPYYESPAVYDLGEEYNLAAFRRLMKFTGHQIPSSDTQAALLFGATGLSYNKDSDFTATPLFPTIPERTWLKMGKLVQDSVPPVFNEQEGDQKENAYNTALQLTRKRNGKEQRIVIAGDADFVSGLRLGQNGRQDRVRAIFSWLNYNRYPAYTLFPFAEDNWLKMTPSWVKLERLIYLWIMPSLLMLLGIVILVRRKRR